The Oscillatoria acuminata PCC 6304 genomic interval GGACCAAGGACCAAGGACAAATGACCCATGCAAATGACCAAGGACAAATGACCCATGACCAAGGACCAAGGACTGTTTTCTGTAATTTACTCGGAAGAATTTTTAGACCATGATACCGGGCGATCGCATCCGGAACGTCCGGCTCGGTTAACGGCGATTGTCGAAGCGTTAAAAGCCTTACCCTGGGCCAGTCGCCTGTCCTGGCACTTGCCGACACCGGGACATCAAGGCTCGGTTTTATCCGCGATCCAGCGGGTTCATACCCCGCGCCACATTCATGAAATCGAAATCTTGGCGGAATGTGGAGGGGGCCGGTTAGATATAGATACCCCGGTTTCTCGTTATAGTTACGAGGTGGCCCTGCTGGCGGTGAGTGCTTGGTTGGATGGCGTCGATCGCGTTGTGGAGACGGGGGAACCGGCGTTCGTGTTGGCGCGACCCCCGGGACATCATGCCGAAAGCAATCGCGGTATGGGATTTTGCCTATTTTCCAATGCGGCGATCGCTGCCACCCATGCCTTAGAAAAGCATGGACTCCAACGGGTTGCCATCCTGGACTGGGACGTGCATCATGGCAACGGCACCCAAGAAATTGTTGAAAAAAATCCCCAAATCGCTTACTGTTCTCTCCATCAATACCCCTGCTATCCCGGGACTGGCGCAGCCGATGAAACCGGCCCTTATGATAACATCCT includes:
- a CDS encoding histone deacetylase family protein, encoding MFSVIYSEEFLDHDTGRSHPERPARLTAIVEALKALPWASRLSWHLPTPGHQGSVLSAIQRVHTPRHIHEIEILAECGGGRLDIDTPVSRYSYEVALLAVSAWLDGVDRVVETGEPAFVLARPPGHHAESNRGMGFCLFSNAAIAATHALEKHGLQRVAILDWDVHHGNGTQEIVEKNPQIAYCSLHQYPCYPGTGAADETGPYDNILNLPVPAGSTLAEYQVLFESKVMPFLNEFQPDLLLVSAGYDANAADPLARIDLQPEDYGILTDYCLQLTRRIVFGLEGGYHLDALSKSVIATIARCLELS